The uncultured Desulfuromonas sp. genome has a segment encoding these proteins:
- the speE gene encoding polyamine aminopropyltransferase — protein MEMWYTEKHSENVGITMKVTETLFSGKSEFQQLDIVQTLEYGKMMLLDGLVMVTERDEFVYHDMIAHPALFTHPDPKKVLVIGGGDGGSIREIMKHPGVEQAILCEIDGLVIEKSIELLPSMACDIDGSNPRVKLHVDDGLAYIRDHQNEFDVILVDSTDPIGPAVGLFEEDFYRLVHGALKEDGIMVAQSESPFYHADIQKAMYGNLRNVFPIVEMYQAFIPTYPSGLWSFAFASKKYHPVNDFDQQRAANRGFHTRYYNEQLHLGAFMLPTFARENIAR, from the coding sequence ATGGAGATGTGGTACACCGAAAAGCATTCGGAAAATGTCGGAATTACCATGAAAGTCACGGAGACGTTGTTCTCCGGCAAAAGTGAATTTCAGCAACTGGATATCGTCCAGACCCTGGAATACGGCAAAATGATGCTGCTTGACGGCCTGGTGATGGTCACCGAGCGTGATGAGTTCGTGTATCACGACATGATCGCTCACCCGGCCCTGTTCACCCATCCCGACCCGAAAAAGGTACTGGTGATCGGCGGCGGTGACGGCGGCAGCATCCGCGAAATCATGAAGCATCCCGGCGTCGAGCAAGCCATTCTGTGCGAAATCGACGGTCTGGTCATTGAAAAGTCCATCGAACTGCTGCCCTCCATGGCCTGTGACATCGACGGCAGCAACCCGCGTGTCAAGCTGCATGTTGATGACGGTCTGGCCTATATCCGTGATCATCAGAATGAATTTGACGTCATCCTCGTTGACTCCACCGACCCCATCGGTCCGGCGGTCGGCCTGTTTGAGGAGGATTTCTACCGTCTGGTTCATGGCGCATTGAAAGAGGACGGCATCATGGTCGCTCAAAGCGAGTCGCCGTTTTACCATGCCGACATTCAGAAAGCCATGTACGGCAACCTGCGCAACGTGTTCCCGATTGTCGAGATGTATCAGGCATTCATCCCCACCTACCCCAGCGGTCTGTGGAGTTTCGCTTTTGCCAGTAAGAAATACCATCCGGTCAACGATTTCGACCAGCAGCGCGCTGCCAACCGCGGCTTCCATACCCGCTACTACAACGAGCAACTGCACCTTGGCGCGTTTATGCTGCCGACTTTTGCCCGCGAGAACATTGCCCGATAG
- a CDS encoding pyruvoyl-dependent arginine decarboxylase: protein MANNEVPQHYFTCACGQGESPVAAHYQALAEAGLADHILLPVQGFLPPGSALQPPGRITSNAEQRLFMAHIESAVAGEVISAAIAVAYPEDPQHGAPVIPLAATGHKEDLEAIARSQVQNVLEQRGDRVREIQSLAVQVKVSQPSCALACVVLTPSI from the coding sequence ATGGCGAATAACGAGGTGCCACAACACTATTTCACCTGTGCCTGCGGACAAGGTGAATCACCGGTTGCCGCCCACTATCAGGCGCTGGCTGAAGCCGGTCTGGCCGATCACATTCTTTTGCCCGTCCAGGGATTTCTTCCCCCGGGCAGCGCACTGCAGCCTCCGGGACGGATCACCTCTAATGCGGAACAACGCCTGTTCATGGCCCATATTGAATCCGCCGTTGCCGGTGAGGTGATCAGTGCGGCCATTGCCGTCGCCTACCCGGAGGATCCGCAACATGGTGCCCCGGTCATTCCCCTGGCAGCCACGGGACACAAGGAAGATCTTGAAGCGATTGCCCGCAGTCAGGTGCAGAACGTGCTGGAGCAGCGTGGTGATCGGGTACGTGAAATTCAATCATTGGCGGTACAGGTCAAAGTCTCTCAACCTTCCTGTGCCCTGGCCTGCGTCGTGTTGACGCCCTCTATTTAA
- the proC gene encoding pyrroline-5-carboxylate reductase produces MGLTALGFIGGGNMAEALIKGLIASGMDGKAILVAELMPERRQFLEQTYGITTTADSSRVVAEKKVILLAVKPQALDAALMPLSEAFSDEHCLISILAGVKTSRIEAILGGSPRVVRVMPNTPALIGAGAAALSGGRHVQDDDVELARQLFASVGVVEVVAEKLLDAVTGLSGSGPAYVYTIIEALADGGVLEGLPRDVAVSLAAKTVAGAAQMVLDTGEHPAVLRDRVCSPGGTTIAAVDTLEKGTLRATLMAAVTRASRRSRELAD; encoded by the coding sequence ATGGGTTTGACAGCATTAGGGTTTATTGGCGGCGGAAACATGGCGGAAGCCTTGATTAAGGGATTGATTGCTTCCGGAATGGACGGCAAGGCGATCCTCGTCGCCGAATTGATGCCGGAGCGACGCCAGTTTCTGGAGCAGACCTATGGCATTACGACCACGGCGGACAGCAGCCGGGTTGTGGCAGAGAAAAAGGTGATTCTGCTGGCGGTCAAACCCCAGGCCCTTGATGCTGCCCTGATGCCGCTGAGTGAAGCGTTCAGTGACGAACACTGCCTGATCTCCATTCTGGCCGGTGTGAAAACATCGCGCATTGAAGCGATTCTCGGTGGCTCACCGCGGGTTGTTCGGGTGATGCCCAATACTCCGGCGTTGATCGGTGCCGGTGCCGCGGCGCTCAGTGGTGGCCGCCATGTTCAAGACGACGATGTCGAACTGGCACGGCAGTTGTTTGCTTCGGTCGGTGTCGTTGAGGTGGTGGCTGAAAAATTGCTCGATGCCGTGACCGGGTTGTCCGGTTCCGGACCGGCGTATGTGTACACCATTATCGAAGCCTTGGCCGATGGCGGCGTCCTCGAAGGTTTGCCGCGCGATGTTGCGGTGAGTCTGGCGGCCAAGACCGTTGCCGGGGCCGCGCAAATGGTCCTGGATACCGGCGAGCATCCGGCCGTACTGCGTGATCGGGTGTGCAGTCCGGGTGGGACAACCATCGCTGCCGTGGATACGCTGGAAAAGGGGACGTTGCGTGCCACATTGATGGCTGCTGTCACTCGGGCCAGCCGGCGGTCGCGGGAGTTGGCGGATTAG